In Chiloscyllium plagiosum isolate BGI_BamShark_2017 unplaced genomic scaffold, ASM401019v2 scaf_32371, whole genome shotgun sequence, the genomic window GTCTTTGTGTTTCCAATGTCTCACCCACCATCTCTACCACCATCACCGAGGTTTACTCTGTCCCAACCTCCAACACAGCCCCAGTTTTACCAAGTGTCCTGTTTCGGAGATATTCCTCCATGCACTGTACTGCCATGTTGTCCATGTTGGGGTCAAACTTATTTGCAAAGAAACATCTCTGACGGACCACCCAATGTAGATCTCCTGCCCCATACACACAAACCAAATGGCGATACTTTCCCGTGCAGGGAGGGTATAGGGCACCCCTCGCAACGTCACCAGCCTCAAAGGACCACTTTACTGCCCGGCCAAGTGTCCTGGTGGCTCCTTGGGTGTATGGGATGGAGCCGGGTACATTGGGCATTctgtgcagggtagcccacacaTGCTCGTCCGGGCTGTAGGTATCCTCCGACAACTTGAGGAAGGCCTGGATCTTGGCACTGTCAAACACATGGCCGACAAACTCTCTGGAGGCCAAGAAGTAGGCGCTGCCCACGAAGATGGAGGTGCTGATGTTCGGTTGGTCTTTCAGTTGCACCGTCAAGACGACTTGGTCGAGGGTATCGTGGTGGTATTGCCAACATTTCTAAAAGGCAAGcgcaagagagtgagagagatgagaaAGTAGAAATGATAGCTTTTCAACTTCGCCTGTGGCTTTTTCCCTCCCCAACTCCTCTGCACTCTCCTCGCCCCCAGCTCCAGCAAGATCCATGCACACTCCTTCTCTCAGTTACTCACCTTACAGTGGAGaacaagaccattcagcccctcaggcctttCTCACTCCTATTGCCTATTGCCAGTCACCTGCTAATTTCCCCATATTCCTGCCTCCCAAACCATCTCCCAATGTTCATTCGCTGAGCAAACATAAAACTTATCCTCAAGCTCTCCCAGTGGATCTGGCTCCAAAAATACACttcaaactgtgccctctggtcataAAGGTTGAGAGCACCAGAAAAATaaatccttcagcccatcatgtctgcgctGGCAAAACAGGCTCCTTGCTACTCCAGTCTCATTTTTCCAGCACTGGGAACATTGTCTTTCATGCCTCACCAGTGCAANNNNNNNNNNNNNNNNNNNNNNNNNNNNNNNNNNNNNNNNNNNNNNNNNNNNNNNNNNNNNNNNNNNNNNNNNNNNNNNNNNNNNNNNNNNNNNNNNNNNNNNNNNNNNNNNNNNNNNNNNNNNNNNNNNNNNNNNNNNNNNNNNNNNNNNNNNNNNNNNNNNNNNNNNNNNNNNNNNNNNNNNNNNNNNNNNNNNNNNNNNNNNNNNNNNNNNNNNNNNNNNNNNNNNNNNNNNNNNNNNNNNNNNNNNNNNNNNNNNNNNNNNNNNNNNNNNNNNNNNNNNNNNNNNNNNNNNNNNNNNNNNNNNNNNNNNNNNNNNN contains:
- the LOC122545600 gene encoding beta-1,3-galactosyl-O-glycosyl-glycoprotein beta-1,6-N-acetylglucosaminyltransferase 3-like, encoding MLLVLDSPTLGKRRLAIQLTWKESKWGKNRNGGQLNNSDQQQKSAAKQKCWQYHHDTLDQVVLTVQLKDQPNISTSIFVGSAYFLASREFVGHVFDSAKIQAFLKLSEDTYSPDEHVWATLHRMPNVPGSIPYTQGATRTLGRAVKWSFEAGDVARGALYPPCTGKYRHLVCVYGAGDLHWVVRQRCFFANKFDPNMDNMAVQCMEEYLRNRTLGKTGAVLEVGTE